From a single Pseudalkalibacillus hwajinpoensis genomic region:
- a CDS encoding zinc-binding dehydrogenase produces the protein MKALVKTAPGFGNLDIQEKEEPAVAKDLVKIEVKYAGICGSDIHTYEGHYQVRFPVTLGHEFSGEVIEVGANVTEFKVGDRVTSETTFYICGECEYCKSGDYNLCNYRRGLGTQQDGGFAKYLIAHKNSVHILPENVDYKSAAMTEPLACTHHAVTKTEIKNGDVVVVMGPGPIGLFTAQVAKSRGAIVIITGLTNDKVRLDKAKELGIDYVVNILEDNIRELVNSLTDGYGADVVFECSGAVPAAKQGLDLLRKKGQYAQVGIFANPEVQFDLEKIIQKEIRVIGSRSQNSSDWEPSLDLISKGSVSANALVTHEFDITQWEEAYQVIKSGEAIKVLLIPVN, from the coding sequence ATGAAAGCACTAGTGAAAACAGCACCTGGATTTGGGAATTTAGACATTCAAGAAAAAGAAGAACCTGCTGTTGCGAAAGATTTAGTGAAAATTGAAGTGAAATATGCGGGGATCTGTGGGTCAGATATCCACACCTATGAAGGACATTATCAGGTTCGGTTCCCTGTTACGCTAGGACATGAATTTTCTGGAGAAGTGATTGAAGTAGGAGCAAATGTTACAGAATTCAAAGTTGGAGATCGGGTTACTTCTGAAACAACTTTTTATATTTGTGGTGAATGTGAGTATTGTAAATCGGGTGACTATAATCTATGCAATTATCGCAGAGGATTAGGAACGCAGCAGGACGGTGGATTTGCGAAATATTTAATCGCGCACAAAAACAGCGTCCATATTCTCCCTGAAAATGTTGATTATAAGTCGGCAGCTATGACTGAGCCCCTCGCATGTACGCATCATGCTGTGACAAAAACGGAAATTAAGAATGGGGATGTCGTAGTTGTGATGGGGCCGGGGCCGATTGGATTGTTTACGGCTCAGGTGGCAAAAAGTAGAGGGGCTATCGTAATCATTACGGGTCTTACGAACGATAAAGTTCGTTTGGATAAAGCAAAAGAATTAGGTATCGATTACGTGGTGAATATCCTAGAAGACAACATTCGAGAACTTGTAAATAGCCTTACAGATGGATATGGGGCTGACGTTGTGTTCGAATGCTCTGGAGCTGTTCCCGCAGCAAAGCAAGGGTTAGATCTATTGAGGAAAAAGGGACAATATGCGCAAGTTGGTATTTTTGCAAACCCAGAAGTTCAATTTGATCTAGAGAAAATTATTCAAAAAGAAATTCGTGTGATTGGTAGCAGAAGCCAAAATTCTTCTGACTGGGAGCCTTCTCTAGACTTAATTAGCAAGGGAAGCGTCAGCGCAAATGCTTTAGTCACGCACGAATTCGATATCACTCAATGGGAAGAGGCTTATCAAGTTATTAAGAGTGGAGAAGCAATTAAAGTATTACTGATTCCAGTGAACTGA